The Nocardioides ginsengisegetis region CCTTGCGGCCGGTGACGGCCACGCGGACCGGGCCGAAGGCCACCCGGGGCTTGAGACCCATCTCGTCGACGAGCTTGCCCTGCAGGGCGTCCTGGATCGCGGCGGTCGACCAGGTGTCGAGGCCGGCGAGGGCGTCGTACGACGCCTGGACGACCTCGCGGCCGGTCTCGTCGAGCAGCTTCGCCACGTCGGCCTCGTCGCGCGTGAAGTCGGCCTCGTCGACGAAGAGGAAGCCGAGCATCTCGGGCGCCTCGGTGAGCTTGTTGATCCGCTCGGCGACCAGCGGCATCGCGAGCTCGAGCAGCTGCGCGTCCGCGTCGGAGACCGGGTCGGAGACGACGCCTGCGGCCTTGAGGAACGGCAGCACCCGGTGGGTGATGTCCTCGACCGACAGCAGCCGCATCTGGGCGACGTTGATCGCGTCGGCCTTCTTGAGGTCGAAGCGCGCCGGGTTGGGGTTGACGTCCTTGATGTCGAACGCCTCGACCATCTCCTCCAGCGAGAAGATGTCGCGGTCCCCGGCGATCGCCCAGCCGAGCAGCGCGAGGTAGTTGAGCAGGCCCTCGGGGATGAAGCCCTGGTCGCGGTAGGCCAGCGCGTGCGCCTCGGGGTCGCGCTTGGAGAGCTTCTTGTTGCCCTGACCCATGACGTAGGGCAGGTGTCCGTAGGCCGGCACGGACTTGGCGATGCCGAGCTCGACCAGGGCGTCGAAGAGCGCGAGCTGACGCGGGGTGCTGGAGAGCAGGTCCTCGCCACGCAGGACGTGGGTGATCTCCATCAGCGCGTCGTCGATCGGGTTGACCAGCGTGTAGAGCGGGTCGCCGTTGGCGCGCGAGAGGGCGAAGTCCGGGACGTTCTCGGTCTCGAACGTGATGTCCCCGCGGACCAGGTCGTCCCACGTGATCGAGCCGTCGGGCATCCGGAAGCGCCCGATCGGCGCGCGGCCCTCGGCCTCGAACGCCGCCCGCTGGTCGGCGGACAGGTCGCGGCAGAAGCCGTCGTACCCCTGCGCCTTGGAGCCGGACGCCTTGCGGCGCGCGTCGACCTCGTCGTTGGTGCAGAAGCAGTCATAGGTGTACGACGAGTCGCGCAGCCGCTCCAGCACGTCGCGGTAGATGTCGCCGCGCTCGCTCTGCTTGTAGGGGCCGTGCGGGCCGCCGACCTCGATGCCCTCGTCCCAGGTCAGGCCGAGCCAGCGCCACAGGTCGAGGATCGCGTCGTAGGACTCCTGGGTGCTGCGCTCCTTGTCGGTGTCCTCCATCCGGAAGACGATCGAGCCGCCGTGGTGGCGCGCGAAGGCCCAGTTGAACAGCGCGGTGCGGACCAGGCCGACGTGCGGGGATCCCGTCGGGGAGGGGCAGAAACGGACGCGGACGTTGCTCAACGCTGGGCCACCTTGTTCGTGAGAGTGCCGAGACCGGCGATCGAGACCTCGACCTCGTCGCCGACCTGCATGGGACCGACACCCTCGGGGGTGCCGGTGAGGATGACGTCGCCGGGGAGCAACGTCATCACGCTGGAGACGTGCGCGATCAGCGCGGGGATGTCGAAGATCATGTCGGCCGTCGAGCCGTCCTGGACGACGTCGCCGTTGAGGAAGGTCTGGAGGCGGACGCCGTCGATGAAGGTCTGCGGGTCGAGATCGGTCTCGATCCACGGGCCGAGCGGGCAGAAGGAGTCGAAGCCCTTGGCGCGGGTGAACTGCACGTCGGACTTCTGCAGGTCGCGGGCCGTGACGTCGTTGGCGATCGTGTAGCCGTGGATCACGTCGGTCGCCTGCTCCGGCGGCACGTCCCGGCAGATCCGGCCGATCACGACGGCGAGCTCGCCCTCGTAGTGGAGGTCCTGGGTCTGGCGCGGGTAGAAGATCGGGTCGCCGGGACCGACCACGCTGGTGTTGGGCTTGAGGAACATCAGCGGCTCGGCCGGGACGTCGTTGCCGAGCTCGGCGGCGTGGGCGGCGTAGTTGCGGCCGATGCCGACCACCTTGCTGCGCGGTAGCACCGGCGCGAGCAGCCGGACGTCCTCGAGGCGGTGCTCCTCGTCGAGCAGCTTCACCCCGACGTACAGGGGATCACCCGCCAGGGCGACGATGACGGAGTCCTCGGCCGGCTGGCCGAACTGGTCGACCTCGCCGGTCACCACGCCGTACTGGGGGTCTTCTCCGGTCGTGAATCTCGCGATACGCACTCGGGGAGCCTATCGACCTACCCTTGGGCGCCATGGAGGTGCTGGCGCGGGAGGAGTGGCAGGCGTGCGCCGCGGCACACGCGGCCCGCATCGACGCCTTCGTGCAGCCGCACCTCGCGCGGCGGGAGTCACGGGTCAAGCACCCCGTCCACGACTTCCTCTTCACCTACTACTCCCAGCGGCCGGCCCAGCTGCGGCGGTGGCACCCGGGGTACGGCGTGGGGCTGGCCGACGGGGCGTCGTACGCGGGCTTGAAGGGGTACGCCGGGGAGCCGGCCAGCGTCACGGCCGAGCACGTCGCCTCGCAGCGGGTGCTGCTCGAGACCCTGCGCCGGCTGCTGTCGGCGACGGCGGGGCGGGCCGCCAACTTCGGGTGCTTCGGGCTGCACGAGTGGGCGATGGTCTATCGGGCGGCCGAGCACGGGAAGCGTCACGACTGGCCGCTGCGGCTGGGCGGGGGTGGCACCGACGCGGTCGTGGAGTCGCACCGGATCGCCTGCTCGCACTTCGACGCCTACCGCTTCTTCACCGAGCCGGCGCGTCCGCTGAACACGCTCTCCCCCACCTCGACCGACCGGCCGGACTTCGAGCAGCCGGCCTGCCTCCACGCCGGGATGGACCTCTACAAGCACGCGTTCCGGCTCACGCCGATGATCAGCTCGGACCTGGTCGCCGACTGCTTCGAGCTGGCCCGCGACATCCGCATCCTCGACATGCGCGCGGCGCCGTACGACCTCACCGGGCTGGAGATCGACGGCCACGGCTTCGAGCCGGTGCGGATCGAGACCGCGGCGGGCAAGGCGGCCTACGCCGAGGCGCAGCGCGGGTTCGCCGAGCGGGGCGCGCCGCTGCGCGCCCGCCTGGTCGCCGAGTGCGAGCGGCTGCTCGCCGAGTGACGGTTACGGTGTGCCGCATGGACGAGCGGGTGCTACGGAACTTCATGACGCCCGAGGGGCGGCTGCACACGATCCCGAGCAAGCAGGCCAAGCTGCTGGTGGTCCTCGACCACCTGGCGCAGTCCTTCGAGCCGGGATGCCACTACCCCGAGAAGGACGTCAACGAGATCCTCGAGGGCTTCCACCCCGACTACGCCGCGCTGCGCCGCTACCTCGTGGAGAACCTCTTCCTGACCCGCGAGGACGGCGTCTACTGGCGCAGCGGCGGCAGCTTCGATGTCTGAGCCCCGGGTGGGCGTCGCGTTCACCGGTGAGGACTGGTACGCCGAGCCGCTGAAGGCCGCGCAGTTCGTCGAGTGCACCTTCAGCGACGTCGACTTCTCGGAAGCGACGACGGCGGGGGCGCTCTTCGACCGGTGCACGTTCCACGGCTGCCGCTTCAACGCCTCGACGCACACCAGCTCGGCGTTCGTGGCCTGCGACTTCCGCCGGACGAGCTTCTTCGACGCGACGTTCGACGGCTGCAAGCTGGTCGGCTCGGTGTTCGCCGAGTGCACGCTGCGGCCGGTCGAGATCCGCGGCGGTCAGTGGCAGGGCGTCACGATCCGCGGCACCAACCTGACCAAGCTCGACCTGACCGGGCTCGACCTGCGCGAGGCCGACCTGTCGATGTCCGACCTCACCGGGTCCGTGCTGCGCGACTGCCGGCTCGACGGCGCCAACCTCCGGGAGACCAACCTGGGCGGCGCCGACCTGCGCGGCGCGAGCCTGGACCGGGTCGACCTCGCCGCCGCCCGGCTCCGGGCGACCCGGCTGGACCTCGAGGGCGCCGTACTGCTGGCGGAGCTGCACGGGGCGTCGGTGGACGCGAGCGTCTAGCCGGGGCCGGTCGGGATCGCCGGTTCACCGGTGGTCCTGGACGTTATGGAGGGTTGCAACCCTCCAGAACGTACGGGAACGCCGGTCCACCGGTGATTCCTGCGTCCGGTGGGACAGGAGTGACTAACTTGTCAGGACGCCGTGCTCCACGCACTCGGCCGACCAGCCACGGGGAGTGACCTGGACCTTCATGCGCCGACGGCAGCTGGTGCAGAAGCGCGGGGGCTCCATCACCAGCTGCACGTCGCACACGGTGTGGTCGCGGGCCTCGACGGGCTCGCCGCAGTGACCGCAGAAGTCGTTCATCTCCGCCGGCTCACAGGGTCTTCGCGAGTTCCTTGATCGGCATCTTCAGGTCCGAGAGGAGGGTGAGGTCCTCGTCGGCGTTGCGGCCGAGCGTCGTCAGGTAGTTGCCCACGATGACGGCGTTGATGCCGCCGAGCAGGCCGTCGCGGGTGCCGAGGTCACCGAGGGTGAGCTCGCGGCCGCCGGCGTAGCGCAGGACGGTGCGCGGCATCGCGAGGCGGAAGGCAGCGATCGTGCGCAGGGCGTCGGCGGAGTCCATGATCGGCAGGTCGCCGAAGGGGGTGCCGGGGCGCGGGTTGAGGAAGTTGAGCGGGACCTCGTGGGGGTCGAGCTCGGCCAGCTGCGAGGCCAGCTCGGCGCGCTGCTCGAGGGTCTCGCCCATGCCGACCAGGCCGCCGCAGCACAGCTCCATGCCGGACTCGCGGACCATCTCGCAGGTCTCCCAGCGCTCCTCGTAGGAGTGCGTAGTCACCACCGAGGGGAAGTAGGACTTCGCGGCCTCGAGGTTGTGGTTGTAGCGGTGGACGCCCATGTCCTTGAGGTCGTCGACCTGCTCCTGGGTGAGCATGCCGAGCGAGCAGGCGACGTTGATGTCGACGGCCTCCTGGATGGCCTTGATGCCGTCACGGACCTGCGTCATCAGGCGCTCGTCGGGGCCGCGGACGGCGGCGACGATGCAGAACTCCGTGGCGCCGGTGGCGGCGGTCTCCTCGGCGGCCTTGACCAGCTGCGGGATGTCCAGCCACACCGAGCGGACCGGCGAGGTGAACTGGCCGGACTGGCTGCAGAAGTGGCAGTCCTCGGGGCAGCCGCCGGTCTTGAGGCTGATGATCCCCTCGACCTCGATCTCGGGGCCGCAGTGCTTCATGCGGACCCCGTGGGCCAGCTCCAGCAGCTCGGGGATCTGGTCGTCGGGGAGCTGGAGGACCTCGACCAGCTCGTCGTACGACAGTCCTTCGCCGTCGTCGAGGACCTTCGTGCGGGCGCGCTCCAGGATGTCAGTCACGCAAGGCAGGTTAACCGCCGTGGGGACGCGCGGCGTACGCCGGTCGGTTACTGGAACGTACGCCGGACGTGCAGGTCGGCGCGCGTGTCGTCGCTCGTAGACTGCCGGGGCGATGACGGCCTCCCCCACTCAGATCCCCGCGCCGGGCGCGGGCACCGCCCCGGACCTGCTCGCGTTCGACCGCGAGCACGTGTGGCACCCCTACACCTCGATGACCGACCCGACGCCGACGCGGCTGGTGACCGGGGCGTCCGGCACCCGGCTGACCCTGGCCGACGGCACCGAGCTGGTCGACGGGATGTCGTCGTGGTGGGCCGCGATCCACGGCTACAACCACCCGGTGCTCAACGCCGCGCTCGCCGCGCAGGCGGCCGACTACGCGCACGTGATGTTCGGCGGGCTCACCCACGAGCCCGCGATCCGGCTGGCCCGGCGGCTGGTCGACCTGTCCCCGGTCGGGCTCGAGCACGTCTTCCTCGCCGACTCC contains the following coding sequences:
- the gltX gene encoding glutamate--tRNA ligase, yielding MSNVRVRFCPSPTGSPHVGLVRTALFNWAFARHHGGSIVFRMEDTDKERSTQESYDAILDLWRWLGLTWDEGIEVGGPHGPYKQSERGDIYRDVLERLRDSSYTYDCFCTNDEVDARRKASGSKAQGYDGFCRDLSADQRAAFEAEGRAPIGRFRMPDGSITWDDLVRGDITFETENVPDFALSRANGDPLYTLVNPIDDALMEITHVLRGEDLLSSTPRQLALFDALVELGIAKSVPAYGHLPYVMGQGNKKLSKRDPEAHALAYRDQGFIPEGLLNYLALLGWAIAGDRDIFSLEEMVEAFDIKDVNPNPARFDLKKADAINVAQMRLLSVEDITHRVLPFLKAAGVVSDPVSDADAQLLELAMPLVAERINKLTEAPEMLGFLFVDEADFTRDEADVAKLLDETGREVVQASYDALAGLDTWSTAAIQDALQGKLVDEMGLKPRVAFGPVRVAVTGRKVSPPLFESLELLGRERGLGRLKSALA
- a CDS encoding 3-methyladenine DNA glycosylase, with product MEVLAREEWQACAAAHAARIDAFVQPHLARRESRVKHPVHDFLFTYYSQRPAQLRRWHPGYGVGLADGASYAGLKGYAGEPASVTAEHVASQRVLLETLRRLLSATAGRAANFGCFGLHEWAMVYRAAEHGKRHDWPLRLGGGGTDAVVESHRIACSHFDAYRFFTEPARPLNTLSPTSTDRPDFEQPACLHAGMDLYKHAFRLTPMISSDLVADCFELARDIRILDMRAAPYDLTGLEIDGHGFEPVRIETAAGKAAYAEAQRGFAERGAPLRARLVAECERLLAE
- the bioB gene encoding biotin synthase BioB, translating into MTDILERARTKVLDDGEGLSYDELVEVLQLPDDQIPELLELAHGVRMKHCGPEIEVEGIISLKTGGCPEDCHFCSQSGQFTSPVRSVWLDIPQLVKAAEETAATGATEFCIVAAVRGPDERLMTQVRDGIKAIQEAVDINVACSLGMLTQEQVDDLKDMGVHRYNHNLEAAKSYFPSVVTTHSYEERWETCEMVRESGMELCCGGLVGMGETLEQRAELASQLAELDPHEVPLNFLNPRPGTPFGDLPIMDSADALRTIAAFRLAMPRTVLRYAGGRELTLGDLGTRDGLLGGINAVIVGNYLTTLGRNADEDLTLLSDLKMPIKELAKTL
- a CDS encoding fumarylacetoacetate hydrolase family protein; this translates as MRIARFTTGEDPQYGVVTGEVDQFGQPAEDSVIVALAGDPLYVGVKLLDEEHRLEDVRLLAPVLPRSKVVGIGRNYAAHAAELGNDVPAEPLMFLKPNTSVVGPGDPIFYPRQTQDLHYEGELAVVIGRICRDVPPEQATDVIHGYTIANDVTARDLQKSDVQFTRAKGFDSFCPLGPWIETDLDPQTFIDGVRLQTFLNGDVVQDGSTADMIFDIPALIAHVSSVMTLLPGDVILTGTPEGVGPMQVGDEVEVSIAGLGTLTNKVAQR
- a CDS encoding DUF2087 domain-containing protein, yielding MDERVLRNFMTPEGRLHTIPSKQAKLLVVLDHLAQSFEPGCHYPEKDVNEILEGFHPDYAALRRYLVENLFLTREDGVYWRSGGSFDV
- a CDS encoding pentapeptide repeat-containing protein — encoded protein: MSEPRVGVAFTGEDWYAEPLKAAQFVECTFSDVDFSEATTAGALFDRCTFHGCRFNASTHTSSAFVACDFRRTSFFDATFDGCKLVGSVFAECTLRPVEIRGGQWQGVTIRGTNLTKLDLTGLDLREADLSMSDLTGSVLRDCRLDGANLRETNLGGADLRGASLDRVDLAAARLRATRLDLEGAVLLAELHGASVDASV